The Arachis hypogaea cultivar Tifrunner chromosome 14, arahy.Tifrunner.gnm2.J5K5, whole genome shotgun sequence DNA window GTCGGTCACTACCGTCACTCCAATTACGTTGTTGTCAAGTTCGTTAACTATTAACCTTGTCCCATTGCATAAACCtgaagtctggtctatgtttTGCAGTAGCATTACAATGGCTCCTGGTTTTAAAGTCAACTTGTGATTAGGTAGTCCTAAACTTCTGATTTTATTTAGGAACTCTGGTATGAACCACTCTtgttgtacatcttcattctcattaGCTTGCATGTTGTGTAAGAACTTAGATATTCCTTTTCCATCCCTGGGAAGATTGTCAAGACGaaatcgtttaccttctcgacactctcaAGCGTTGGTGCAAGAATTACCTTACTCTGAAAATATctgtaatctgacatgttttACAATAAATCTGGATATGCAAAATCTATCAAATGAGAGAGAGGGTCATCAACAGTTGTAATTAGCAGATCATCTGGAATATTAACTTCTGACTCATCACCAACAGTAAAACCAATATTTTCATTTCCAACATCTagtatccaattagcaaatctatttattttaccatcATGTTGATCTGAAGAAGACATTAGAAGTCTCATGTTCGTATGTAGCTTCAGAACCTTACAGAACGATCACAgatgggatgagttaatagcTGATGATAATATATCGTATCTACTCCCTTTTAGAATCATCAAAAGTATCTGCctgaaatcacctcctagaatcacaaccttaccaccaaatggttGATGTGTCTTATGTTGATGGGTAATTGACATAAGATC harbors:
- the LOC140178469 gene encoding uncharacterized protein, coding for MRLLMSSSDQHDGKINRFANWILDVGNENIGFTVGDESEVNIPDDLLITTVDDPLSHLIDFAYPDLLDGKGISKFLHNMQANENEDVQQEWFIPEFLNKIRSLGLPNHKLTLKPGAIVMLLQNIDQTSGLCNGTRLIVNELDNNVIGVTSQDQSLCHVGLCLPKSVFTHGQLYVALSRVKSRSCFKVLILDEDGNPKLLTTNVMFKEVFNNI